A window of Halostella salina contains these coding sequences:
- a CDS encoding DUF7504 family protein, which yields MRPEHGGGPSEGTEFSQALADLKRDGCNVLVVGGASESADRGVCRRLLGDAGEDTRTRLFVFTENVDARERVPEGFGDGDRVLLQHDAETAAEPPEWASAVDARMLSALCREFVAVVDEYEAEREGLDPGELRVCVDSLVPLLNDHASENVFRLLHMVTARVREADGMGHFHLPVGREADAVNLLEPLFDAVVEVRAADGTPEHRWQLRESGVSSDWIGL from the coding sequence ATGCGTCCGGAGCACGGCGGTGGCCCGTCCGAGGGGACCGAGTTCTCGCAGGCGCTCGCCGACCTGAAGCGGGACGGCTGTAACGTGCTGGTCGTCGGCGGGGCGTCGGAGAGCGCCGACCGGGGCGTCTGCCGCCGCCTGCTGGGGGACGCCGGGGAGGACACCCGAACCCGGCTGTTCGTGTTCACGGAGAACGTCGACGCCCGCGAACGCGTTCCGGAGGGGTTCGGCGACGGTGACAGGGTGCTCCTCCAGCACGACGCCGAGACGGCGGCCGAGCCGCCGGAGTGGGCGTCGGCGGTCGACGCCCGCATGCTCTCGGCGCTCTGCCGGGAGTTCGTCGCGGTCGTCGACGAGTACGAGGCGGAACGCGAGGGGCTCGACCCCGGCGAGCTACGGGTCTGTGTCGACTCGCTCGTGCCCCTCCTGAACGACCACGCCTCGGAGAACGTGTTCCGCCTGCTCCACATGGTCACCGCACGCGTCAGGGAGGCCGACGGGATGGGCCACTTTCACCTGCCCGTCGGCCGGGAGGCCGACGCCGTCAACCTGCTCGAACCCCTGTTCGACGCGGTCGTCGAGGTCAGAGCCGCGGACGGCACGCCGGAGCACCGGTGGCAGCTGCGCGAGTCCGGCGTGTCGAGCGACTGGATCGGACTCTAG
- a CDS encoding branched-chain amino acid ABC transporter permease yields the protein MRGLVVGLAGVGLSMTYSILNFANFSHGDYLTSGAFSGWAVTYLIAGYGNANIGSLLLVGAGGSVFGGALSVGIVTSPLAVIVGALVAGASTIVLSLVIDRFVYKPIRDESGIALLITSVGVAFALRYLMQFVFGPGVRGTTDAGSQPEWSLLFIDGTVFVHAHDITLLVVAVSLMLGVHFLLQRTKLGKAMRAMSDNEDLARVTGIPTERVIRSTWIIGGGLTGIAGYMFVLWKGTLGFNDGWLLLLLVFAAVILGGIGSIYGAIAGGIIIGLTASTSVIWIPSAFGRAAAFLVMITILLFKPQGIFSGRSTA from the coding sequence ATGCGCGGTCTGGTCGTTGGACTCGCCGGTGTCGGACTCTCGATGACGTACAGTATTCTCAACTTCGCGAACTTCTCACACGGGGACTACCTCACGAGCGGCGCGTTCTCCGGGTGGGCGGTGACGTACCTCATCGCGGGGTACGGGAACGCCAACATCGGGTCGTTGCTGCTCGTCGGTGCCGGCGGGTCGGTGTTCGGCGGTGCCCTCAGCGTCGGCATCGTCACGTCCCCCCTCGCCGTGATAGTCGGGGCGCTCGTCGCCGGGGCGTCGACGATCGTGCTCTCGCTGGTGATCGACCGGTTCGTGTACAAACCGATCCGCGACGAGAGCGGGATCGCTCTGCTCATCACGAGCGTCGGCGTCGCCTTCGCGCTCCGATACCTGATGCAGTTCGTCTTCGGCCCGGGCGTCCGGGGCACAACTGACGCCGGGAGTCAGCCGGAGTGGAGCCTCCTGTTCATCGACGGCACGGTGTTCGTCCACGCACACGACATCACGCTGCTGGTCGTGGCCGTGTCGCTGATGCTCGGCGTCCACTTCCTGCTCCAGCGGACCAAACTGGGCAAGGCGATGCGCGCGATGTCGGACAACGAGGACCTCGCCCGCGTCACCGGGATCCCGACCGAGCGGGTCATCCGTTCGACGTGGATCATCGGCGGCGGGCTGACGGGGATCGCCGGCTACATGTTCGTCCTCTGGAAGGGGACGCTCGGCTTCAACGACGGCTGGTTGCTCCTCCTGCTCGTGTTCGCCGCGGTCATCCTCGGCGGCATCGGGTCGATATACGGGGCGATCGCCGGTGGCATCATCATCGGGCTGACCGCCTCCACCTCCGTGATCTGGATCCCCTCGGCGTTCGGCCGGGCGGCGGCGTTCCTCGTGATGATAACCATCCTGCTGTTCAAGCCACAGGGCATCTTTAGTGGGAGGTCGACAGCATGA
- a CDS encoding ATP-binding protein, with the protein MTETQHVTVGELRAEDGEAADGPVSLPVVQLLTGRGFVTGKSGSGKSNTASVVGEELLEAGYPLLIVDTDGEYYGLKEEYELLHAGADEECDIQVAAEHAEKVATIALDENVPVILDVSGYLDEDEADELIRETARHLFTKEKKLKKPFLLVVEEVHEYIPEGGGLGETGKMLIKIGKRGRKHGLGILGISQRPADVKKDFITQANWLVWHRLTWENDTKVVGRIVDREYGEMVSDLDDGEAFLQTDWTEADVRRVQFRRKRTFDAGATPGLDDFERPELKSVSDTLVEDLQDITERQEQQQDRVAELESKLERRDERIAELESELESARDVSAAARKMANALRHGDVEPAETEQTQLPTGEAAERERERIQELESELAEARDRIEELEAETERLQRENERLAARAGNAEVDALEERVEELETALAQKEVKLEHYRDLAANQWGDGADDHGQPDDQQSGDTAAGPIGGSQRANGGHDATADTPTDSSAADTADDDMALLRSEPVSRRIALARRESLCNEDYAWDVLTVLASDGPLRPRAVEPKVDASLESVRSLLTELRSDSIVTRDADGAYDFDRPRLRRLRRDAD; encoded by the coding sequence ATGACCGAGACCCAACACGTCACCGTCGGCGAACTCCGGGCGGAGGACGGCGAGGCGGCCGACGGACCGGTCTCCCTGCCGGTGGTGCAACTGCTGACCGGCCGCGGGTTCGTCACCGGGAAGTCGGGCAGCGGGAAGTCAAACACCGCGAGCGTCGTCGGCGAGGAGCTACTGGAGGCGGGCTACCCGCTCCTGATCGTCGACACGGACGGCGAGTACTACGGGCTGAAGGAGGAGTACGAACTGCTCCACGCCGGGGCCGACGAGGAGTGCGACATCCAGGTCGCGGCCGAGCACGCCGAGAAGGTCGCCACCATCGCGCTGGACGAGAACGTCCCCGTCATCCTCGACGTGTCGGGCTATCTCGACGAGGACGAGGCGGACGAACTGATCCGCGAGACGGCGCGGCACCTGTTCACCAAGGAGAAGAAGCTGAAGAAGCCGTTCCTGCTCGTCGTCGAGGAGGTTCACGAGTACATCCCGGAGGGTGGCGGCCTCGGCGAGACCGGGAAGATGCTGATCAAGATCGGCAAGCGCGGCCGCAAGCACGGCCTCGGCATCCTCGGCATCAGCCAGCGCCCGGCCGACGTGAAGAAGGACTTCATCACGCAGGCTAACTGGCTCGTCTGGCACCGACTCACCTGGGAGAACGACACGAAAGTCGTCGGCCGCATCGTCGACCGCGAGTACGGTGAGATGGTGTCGGATCTGGACGACGGCGAGGCGTTCCTCCAGACCGACTGGACGGAGGCCGACGTGCGTCGGGTCCAGTTCCGGCGCAAACGGACGTTCGACGCCGGCGCGACGCCGGGGCTGGACGACTTCGAGCGCCCGGAACTGAAGTCGGTGAGCGACACGCTCGTCGAGGACTTACAGGACATCACCGAACGGCAGGAGCAACAGCAGGACCGCGTCGCCGAACTGGAGTCGAAGCTCGAACGCCGGGACGAACGCATCGCGGAACTGGAGAGCGAACTGGAGTCGGCCCGCGACGTGTCCGCCGCCGCCCGGAAGATGGCCAACGCCCTCCGCCACGGCGACGTGGAGCCGGCCGAGACCGAGCAGACCCAGCTCCCGACGGGCGAGGCGGCCGAACGGGAACGCGAACGGATTCAGGAACTGGAGAGCGAACTCGCTGAGGCACGCGACCGCATCGAGGAACTTGAGGCGGAGACCGAGCGGCTCCAGCGCGAGAACGAACGGCTCGCAGCCCGCGCCGGCAATGCCGAGGTGGACGCGCTGGAGGAGCGCGTCGAGGAGCTGGAGACGGCGCTGGCACAGAAGGAGGTCAAACTGGAACACTACCGTGATCTGGCGGCCAACCAGTGGGGGGATGGTGCGGACGACCACGGCCAGCCTGACGACCAGCAGTCCGGTGACACGGCTGCCGGGCCGATCGGTGGAAGCCAGCGGGCCAACGGCGGTCACGACGCGACGGCCGACACCCCGACCGACTCGTCGGCGGCCGACACCGCGGACGACGACATGGCGCTGCTCCGGTCGGAGCCGGTCAGCCGACGGATCGCGCTGGCGCGCCGGGAGTCGCTGTGCAACGAGGACTACGCCTGGGACGTGCTGACGGTGCTCGCGAGCGACGGGCCGCTCCGGCCGCGGGCGGTCGAGCCGAAGGTCGACGCCTCGCTGGAGTCGGTCCGGAGCCTGCTCACGGAGCTCCGGTCGGACTCCATCGTGACCCGGGACGCCGACGGGGCGTACGACTTCGACCGGCCGCGGCTGCGGCGACTGCGACGCGACGCCGACTGA
- a CDS encoding GNAT family N-acetyltransferase: MNVEAPTTEDLATLVDQWVRLAAEQRDHGSRLLADSNRGPIRETLARSVVTGNALVGRDDGGVVGFVTFEPDTGSYETDVTTGTVTNLFVRPDRRGEGVGSELLAAAERALAEDGADAVSLEVLAGNEAARRFYRREGYDSHRVTMTKPLADESDTHSKDDR; this comes from the coding sequence ATGAACGTCGAAGCCCCGACCACGGAGGATCTCGCCACGCTGGTCGACCAGTGGGTCCGGCTGGCGGCGGAACAGCGGGACCACGGCTCCCGGCTCCTCGCCGACTCGAACCGCGGCCCGATCCGCGAAACACTCGCCAGAAGCGTCGTCACCGGGAACGCTCTCGTCGGCCGCGACGACGGCGGAGTCGTCGGATTCGTCACGTTCGAACCCGACACGGGGTCCTACGAGACGGACGTCACGACCGGGACCGTCACCAACCTGTTCGTCCGGCCGGACCGCCGCGGGGAGGGGGTGGGCTCCGAACTGCTCGCGGCCGCGGAGCGAGCGTTAGCCGAGGACGGCGCGGACGCCGTCAGCCTCGAGGTCCTCGCGGGGAACGAGGCGGCACGCCGGTTCTACCGCCGCGAGGGGTACGACAGCCATCGCGTCACCATGACGAAGCCGCTGGCGGACGAAAGCGATACTCACTCAAAGGACGACCGATAA
- a CDS encoding Zn-ribbon domain-containing OB-fold protein, which translates to MSFDAHRCPNGHVTYPGHTVCPDCGEEQTETIDLSDETGEVVTWTKSTATPPGVRQPNTLAIVEFDVDGASVRALGQATTDEIETGDTVEPVYVEELRDPDAGIRERESQAWDGFRFEPV; encoded by the coding sequence ATGAGCTTCGACGCACACCGCTGTCCGAACGGCCACGTCACCTACCCGGGCCACACCGTCTGCCCGGACTGCGGCGAGGAACAGACCGAGACGATCGACCTCTCCGACGAGACCGGCGAGGTCGTCACGTGGACGAAAAGCACCGCGACGCCGCCCGGCGTCCGTCAGCCCAACACGCTCGCAATCGTCGAGTTCGACGTTGACGGCGCGTCCGTCCGCGCGCTCGGGCAGGCGACGACCGACGAAATCGAGACCGGCGACACGGTCGAACCGGTGTACGTCGAGGAGCTCCGCGACCCCGACGCCGGTATCCGGGAGCGGGAGAGTCAGGCGTGGGATGGGTTCCGGTTCGAGCCGGTCTAA
- the fabG gene encoding 3-oxoacyl-[acyl-carrier-protein] reductase — protein MNMDDRTCLITGSGRGIGRGIAEHLGSEGANVVVNYRSSEASAHEAVEAIEDAGGNAIAAQADVTDRDEVDAMRDQVHDAFGPIDVLVNNAGITKDTRFTKMSREEWDQVMNVNLGGTFNCTQAFYDDIWNADEGRLINISSIVGKQGNFGQANYATAKSGLFGFTRTMALELASGGSTANCVAPGFTRTDMLETVPDDVQEKILAEIPLGRFAEIEDIACTVRFLASEHSSYITGEVLDINGGMDL, from the coding sequence ATGAACATGGACGACCGCACCTGTCTGATCACGGGATCGGGGCGAGGAATCGGCCGCGGCATCGCGGAACACCTGGGCAGCGAGGGTGCAAACGTCGTCGTCAACTACCGCAGTTCGGAGGCGTCGGCCCACGAGGCCGTCGAGGCGATCGAGGATGCCGGCGGGAATGCGATCGCCGCGCAGGCGGACGTGACCGACCGCGATGAGGTCGACGCGATGCGCGACCAGGTGCACGACGCGTTCGGTCCCATCGACGTCCTCGTCAACAACGCCGGGATCACGAAGGACACCCGGTTCACGAAGATGAGCCGCGAGGAGTGGGACCAGGTGATGAACGTCAACCTCGGCGGGACGTTCAACTGCACGCAGGCCTTTTACGACGACATCTGGAACGCCGACGAGGGCCGGCTGATCAACATCTCCAGCATCGTCGGCAAGCAGGGCAACTTCGGGCAGGCCAACTACGCCACCGCCAAGTCCGGCCTGTTCGGCTTCACCCGCACGATGGCGCTGGAACTGGCAAGCGGCGGCTCCACGGCGAACTGCGTCGCGCCGGGCTTTACCCGAACCGACATGCTCGAAACCGTCCCCGACGACGTGCAGGAGAAGATCCTCGCGGAGATCCCGCTGGGCCGCTTCGCCGAGATCGAGGACATCGCCTGTACCGTCCGGTTCCTCGCCAGCGAGCACTCCTCGTACATCACCGGCGAGGTGCTGGACATCAACGGCGGGATGGATCTGTAA
- a CDS encoding thiolase family protein, with the protein MERVAIIGASMTQFGEREGWVNELLAEAGKACLDDAGVSGDDLDHLYVSNMASGEFEGQTGVPNALAHDLGAMPAYTQRVDQTSSSGGAGTFAAWQSVASGASDLTMLVGGEKMTHRTTAEATDVIASLTHPVEYKHGVTLPSFAGLTARHYLEKYDAPRESLGKVAVKNHRNGLDNPHAQFRKEVDLDTVLDSPIVADPLRLYDFCPITDGSAALLLCPESEAEQYTDDYSIITGVAGATDTHVVHERDDPTTMGGVVESGEQAYEMAGIGPEDVDVAELHDMFTILEFLQMEGLGFADPGEAWQAVEEGRTERDGELPINTSGGLKSKGHPLGASGVAQVYEIHKQITGDAGPRQVEAGTGLACNVGGFGNCVITTILEEP; encoded by the coding sequence ATGGAACGCGTAGCGATCATCGGCGCGTCGATGACCCAGTTCGGGGAGCGGGAGGGCTGGGTCAACGAACTGCTCGCGGAGGCGGGCAAGGCGTGCCTCGACGACGCGGGGGTTTCGGGCGACGACCTGGACCACCTGTACGTGTCGAACATGGCGAGCGGCGAGTTCGAGGGGCAGACCGGCGTCCCGAACGCGCTCGCCCACGACCTCGGGGCGATGCCGGCCTACACCCAGCGGGTCGACCAGACGAGTTCGAGCGGCGGCGCGGGGACCTTCGCCGCGTGGCAGTCCGTCGCGAGCGGGGCCAGCGACCTCACGATGCTCGTCGGCGGCGAGAAGATGACCCACCGCACGACGGCGGAGGCGACCGACGTGATCGCGTCGCTGACCCACCCCGTCGAGTACAAGCACGGCGTCACGCTCCCGAGCTTCGCAGGGCTGACCGCGCGGCACTACCTGGAGAAGTACGACGCGCCCCGCGAGAGCCTCGGCAAGGTCGCGGTCAAGAACCACAGGAACGGCCTCGACAATCCGCACGCGCAGTTCCGGAAGGAGGTCGACCTCGACACCGTCCTCGACTCGCCCATCGTCGCGGACCCGCTTCGGCTGTACGACTTCTGTCCCATCACGGACGGGAGCGCGGCGCTCCTGCTCTGCCCCGAGTCCGAGGCCGAGCAGTACACGGACGACTACTCGATCATCACCGGCGTCGCGGGCGCGACGGACACCCACGTCGTCCACGAGCGCGACGACCCGACCACGATGGGCGGCGTCGTCGAGAGCGGCGAGCAGGCCTACGAGATGGCCGGGATCGGTCCGGAGGACGTGGACGTGGCGGAACTGCACGACATGTTCACCATCCTCGAGTTCCTCCAGATGGAGGGGCTCGGCTTCGCCGACCCGGGCGAGGCCTGGCAAGCGGTCGAAGAGGGCCGCACCGAGCGCGACGGCGAACTGCCGATCAACACCTCGGGCGGCCTGAAGTCGAAGGGCCACCCGCTCGGCGCGAGCGGCGTGGCGCAGGTGTACGAGATCCACAAGCAGATCACCGGCGACGCCGGCCCCCGGCAGGTCGAAGCCGGGACCGGCCTCGCCTGCAACGTCGGCGGCTTCGGCAACTGCGTGATCACCACCATTCTGGAGGAACCATGA
- a CDS encoding AEC family transporter has protein sequence MSLLSALTSSILPVLSVAGVGYVLGLYRDIDVDALAAVALYVLTPALVFHSLATTPIAGDTAVALFVAVGAFTVLMAAVAAGFGWATGEPTATRGSLVLTSSFPNAGNYGIPLSAFAFGAIGRSTAVLFIAAQSVLMYTLGVYVASRDGTGSPREAVRTVFKLPLIYAVVAAVAARAVGVVPEAGTAAMETLKLTGDSAIPVMLLLLGIQLANTSSGTPTRRVSPAVALKLFVAPVVAVAVALVVGLDGPVGRVFVLECAMPAAVTPLMLTVEFGGDADGLSAADYVSTAILVTTLASTVTLTVLIWLLQTGAVL, from the coding sequence ATGTCGCTGCTGTCGGCGCTGACCTCCTCTATCCTCCCGGTGCTGTCCGTCGCCGGCGTCGGCTACGTTCTCGGGCTGTACCGGGACATCGACGTCGACGCGCTGGCGGCCGTCGCACTCTACGTCCTCACGCCCGCGCTGGTGTTTCACAGCCTCGCTACGACGCCCATCGCGGGGGACACCGCCGTCGCGCTGTTCGTCGCCGTCGGCGCGTTCACCGTCCTGATGGCGGCGGTGGCGGCGGGGTTCGGGTGGGCGACCGGCGAGCCGACGGCGACCCGCGGTTCGCTGGTGTTGACCAGTAGCTTCCCGAACGCGGGCAACTACGGCATCCCGCTGTCGGCGTTCGCCTTCGGTGCCATCGGGCGGAGCACTGCGGTGCTGTTCATCGCCGCCCAGTCCGTTCTGATGTACACGCTCGGGGTGTACGTCGCGTCCAGAGACGGAACCGGGTCGCCCCGCGAGGCCGTGCGCACGGTGTTCAAACTCCCCCTCATCTACGCCGTCGTGGCGGCGGTCGCGGCGCGGGCTGTCGGCGTCGTTCCCGAGGCGGGGACGGCTGCGATGGAGACGCTCAAGCTGACCGGGGACTCGGCCATCCCGGTGATGCTGCTGTTGCTCGGTATCCAGCTCGCCAACACGTCCTCGGGGACGCCGACGAGGCGCGTCTCCCCGGCCGTCGCGCTCAAACTGTTCGTCGCGCCGGTCGTCGCCGTCGCGGTCGCCCTCGTGGTCGGTCTCGACGGCCCGGTCGGCCGGGTGTTCGTGCTGGAGTGTGCGATGCCCGCCGCGGTGACGCCGCTGATGCTCACCGTCGAGTTCGGCGGCGATGCCGACGGGCTGTCGGCCGCCGACTACGTCAGCACGGCCATCCTCGTCACGACGCTTGCGAGCACGGTGACGCTGACCGTCCTGATCTGGCTGTTGCAGACCGGGGCGGTGCTGTGA
- a CDS encoding DUF7547 family protein, protein MSDTMPDDDLARAAADLADSLRELQGDVEPPRGPLGLPRPPRPDELLRFADEAAIPALVAILEANVRALEALQRAIQLTRTGREARERGGEARDRAADLSRSTLQRVDTALEEFQRAVESGGLPDDSPAAPVLEDARDLRREIDRRLRDATAEERTLDEFDDEPEAGEDVNVDVDAELDSLRDQYRDEDGENDGADDDGEDGSQ, encoded by the coding sequence ATGAGCGACACGATGCCGGACGACGACCTGGCCCGGGCGGCGGCGGACCTCGCGGACTCCCTCCGGGAGCTGCAGGGGGACGTGGAGCCGCCGCGCGGCCCGCTCGGCCTCCCCAGACCGCCCCGTCCCGACGAACTCCTGCGGTTCGCCGACGAGGCCGCGATCCCAGCGCTCGTCGCGATCCTGGAGGCGAACGTGCGCGCCCTCGAAGCGCTCCAGCGTGCGATTCAACTAACCCGAACCGGCCGGGAGGCGCGCGAACGCGGCGGCGAGGCCCGCGACCGCGCGGCGGACCTGAGCCGGTCCACCCTGCAGCGCGTCGACACCGCCCTTGAGGAGTTCCAGCGCGCCGTCGAGTCGGGCGGGCTCCCGGACGACTCGCCGGCCGCCCCGGTGCTGGAGGACGCCCGCGACCTCCGCCGGGAGATCGACCGTCGGCTCCGCGACGCGACCGCCGAGGAGCGGACGCTGGACGAGTTCGACGACGAACCGGAAGCGGGGGAGGACGTGAACGTCGACGTGGACGCCGAACTCGACTCGCTCCGCGACCAGTACCGCGACGAGGACGGCGAAAACGACGGTGCCGATGACGACGGCGAAGACGGCTCGCAGTAG
- the phaC gene encoding class III poly(R)-hydroxyalkanoic acid synthase subunit PhaC has protein sequence MSMNPFADAIDLQRRTWENAAEVVEKTGAAPDAGETIADVDVGQTPKEVVYEENKLQLYHYESRTEEQHDVPILIVYALINRPYILDLQPDRSVVQTLLDNGFDVYLIDWGEPSKLDASLTLDDYVSRYIDNCVDVVRERSGQDSINVLGYCMGGTMSVMYSALHPEKVRNLGLMAAGLCFAGDGGVLELWGGEEYYDPEKVTETFDNVPAEFLDVGFALMDPVANGVTKYVRLYENIEDEDFVENFARMEEWLGDGIDVAGDTYVQFLRDIYQGNKLYNNELELDGKPIDLDELEMPILQIVAEYDHLIPPEASKPFNDVVPSDDVTTMEFPTGHIGMSVSSSSHAELWPDVCEWFEDRSDVDDATGESATDPESPDSALAEDADPDETDAPAAAEDGPDTTVERDLEDIDGIGPSYADRLRDAGVENVADLADASAADLADDADVPVSRLESWIEQAQSSN, from the coding sequence ATGAGCATGAACCCGTTCGCCGACGCCATCGACCTCCAGCGCCGCACCTGGGAGAACGCCGCCGAGGTCGTCGAGAAGACCGGCGCAGCGCCCGACGCCGGCGAAACCATCGCGGACGTCGACGTCGGTCAGACGCCCAAGGAGGTCGTCTACGAGGAGAACAAGCTCCAGCTCTACCACTACGAGTCACGGACCGAGGAGCAACACGACGTGCCGATCCTCATCGTGTACGCGCTGATCAACCGGCCGTACATCCTCGACCTCCAGCCCGACCGCTCGGTCGTCCAGACGCTGCTGGACAACGGGTTCGACGTGTACCTCATCGACTGGGGCGAGCCCTCGAAGCTGGACGCGTCGCTCACGCTCGACGACTACGTCAGCCGCTACATCGACAACTGCGTCGACGTGGTGCGCGAGCGCTCCGGGCAGGACAGCATCAACGTGCTCGGCTACTGCATGGGCGGGACGATGAGCGTGATGTACTCCGCGCTCCACCCCGAGAAGGTCCGGAACCTCGGCCTGATGGCCGCCGGGCTCTGCTTCGCGGGCGACGGCGGCGTCCTCGAACTGTGGGGCGGCGAGGAGTACTACGACCCCGAGAAGGTCACCGAGACGTTCGACAACGTCCCGGCGGAGTTCCTGGACGTCGGCTTCGCGCTGATGGACCCCGTCGCCAACGGCGTCACGAAGTACGTCCGCCTCTACGAGAACATCGAGGACGAGGACTTCGTCGAGAACTTCGCCCGCATGGAGGAGTGGCTCGGCGACGGCATCGACGTGGCCGGCGACACGTACGTCCAGTTCCTCCGGGATATCTACCAGGGGAACAAGCTGTACAACAACGAACTCGAACTCGACGGGAAACCGATCGACCTTGACGAACTGGAGATGCCGATCCTCCAGATCGTCGCGGAGTACGACCACCTCATCCCGCCGGAGGCCTCCAAGCCGTTCAACGACGTGGTGCCGAGCGACGACGTGACCACGATGGAGTTCCCGACCGGTCACATCGGGATGTCCGTCTCCTCCAGCTCCCACGCGGAGCTGTGGCCGGACGTCTGCGAGTGGTTCGAGGACCGATCCGACGTCGACGACGCGACGGGCGAAAGCGCCACCGACCCCGAATCGCCTGATTCCGCACTGGCGGAGGACGCGGACCCCGACGAAACGGACGCTCCGGCCGCCGCCGAGGACGGTCCCGACACGACCGTCGAGCGCGACCTGGAGGACATCGACGGGATCGGTCCCTCGTACGCCGACCGACTCCGTGACGCCGGCGTTGAGAATGTCGCCGACCTGGCCGACGCGTCCGCCGCGGACCTCGCGGACGACGCCGACGTGCCGGTGAGCCGGCTCGAAAGCTGGATCGAGCAGGCGCAGTCGAGCAACTGA
- a CDS encoding cold-shock protein, whose translation MAQGTVDFFNDTGGYGFIDTEDADEDVFFHMEDVGGPDLEEGQEVEFEIEQADKGPRAKNLERL comes from the coding sequence ATGGCGCAAGGTACGGTCGATTTCTTCAACGACACTGGCGGTTACGGCTTCATCGACACCGAGGACGCGGACGAGGACGTGTTCTTCCACATGGAAGACGTCGGCGGTCCGGACCTGGAGGAAGGTCAGGAGGTCGAGTTCGAGATAGAGCAGGCCGACAAGGGCCCCCGGGCGAAGAACCTGGAGCGCCTGTAG